Within Equus przewalskii isolate Varuska chromosome 9, EquPr2, whole genome shotgun sequence, the genomic segment AGTTGCATATTGACCAAGTTTCTGGAAATCCTACTGGACTCTCTTACTATTCTACACGGTTGTCTGTGGATTCTCCTGTCTTTCCACATGGCAATCACATCATCTGCAGATAATGAcaatttagtttcttcatttccaatttttcaaccttctactttttattattgCCATACTATGCTGGTTAAGACCTCCAGCAGAGTGTTTAGCAGAAACAGGGACAACATACACTTGTCCCTCATTGCCAAGCAACTAGGAAACATCCTTTAAAGTtacatcattaagtatgatgttagctgtaaagTTTTGGTAGCtaatatctttttaaactttattttttattgaggtaacattggtttataacattatataaattttaggtataCATCAttgcattttgatttctgtgtagactacatcatgttcaccacccagacactaattatcatccatcaccatacacacgtgCCCAGTCATTGCtttggccctcctccctccccaattcccctctagtaaccaccaatctaacctctgtatccatgtgtttgtttgttgttgttgttatcttctatttatgagtgagatcatatggtatttgactttctccctctgacttattttgcttagcataataccctcaaggtccacccatgttgtcacaaatggccagatttcatcttttttatggctgagtagtattccattgtgtatacatacctcatctactttatccattcctcctttgatgggcacttaggttgtttccaagtcttggatattgCGAATGGTAGCTAATATCTATTAAAGTAAAGAAGATGTATTTACACCTGTTTTGCTAAGCagctatttttttcataaataatgttgattttttttaaaagattggcacctgagctaacaactgttgccaatcttcttcttgttcttttttttattcttctccccaaatccccccaatacatagttgtagattctagttgtgagtgcctctggttgtgctatgtaggatgctgcctcagcatggcctgatgagcagtgccatgtccgtgcccaggatccaaaccagtgaaaccctggagctgccaaagtggagtgtgaacttaaccactcgaccacagggccggccccaataatgttgatttttatctgcattttgaGTGCCAGGGTTCCTGcaacattattctttttaaatctatttttactgatgtaaaaattcacaaaatataaaattaaccatttcaaAGTAAACAATTCAGTGACAATCACTACATTCGCAATGTTATGCAACCACCAACTCTAtccagttccagaacattctcaccATTCTAAAAGAAAACTCCATGTCCATTAATCAGTTGGTTTCTACTCCCTCTTCCCCCCAGGCCCTGATCACCACTATGTTGCTTTACATCTCTAGAGATTTACCTATTCTACAcatttcttataaaaagaaatatagtatgtggtcttttgtgtctggcttctttcacttagcacgatGTTTTTGAGGCTTACTCATGTTATAACATATATCAATACTTCACTTGTATATATTTCCCTTAtatatacctgtgtgtgtgtgtatgtatatgtatatacacataccacattttgtttatccattcatcccctgATGGGCGTTTGGATTGTTTTGACCTTTTGGtgattgtgaatagtgctgctataaacactaATGTATAAGTATTTaagtacctgttttcaattttgttgggtatatacccaagagtgGAATTCCTCGGTCATAAGGTAATTCGATGTTCAACTCTTTAGAGGGattgccaaatagttttccacaGCAACTGAACCATTTCACATTTCAGCAATGCTCAAGAGCTCAAATTTCTACAATGTTATTCTTAATATTAGTAAAATACCAAGCATTTTAGGAAATGctaaggagagaagaaatgtttGTAGGGCCCAAGGACATGTTGTCATAATAAATTCAAAGTTCCTCCATGACACAACACTTGAAATAGACACACGAAAACTCACCACATGTAAcctctttttcccccttcagtCTCACGTGTTGCCTGTTTCCTACTTATTTCATGTAAATCTTTTATCtgtatatttaagaaataagGCTCTAGAAAAAAGTAGGCTTCAAATAGTGCTGGATCATCACAGCTGGCAGAAATATTAcaaaagacagtaaaaataaGGAGAGCAAACGTAGATGGTATAATTCTTTAGACTTCTTATTAATGAGTCAAATTACATATTAcgagacatttttatttaaaaggaaatagaagatttcTATTTATATTAGGTTATATTACTCAATATTTTATAACTATGCTGAGAACTTATTAAACCCTAAAAATTATGTTCCTTCGTGTAATTCCAGAAACATAATAAAGTTAAATACATAAAGTCCATGTTACGTAGTAGAGGCCACAACATAACCCCTACAAACCTTTGTCACTATTCAATAACTGATCCTTGTTATGTTCtgattttttcatatattcaaatGGCATTGTATGTGCAGTGAAAATGTCTAATATTTGTAGCAGAATATTCTCTGGAATCCTTTCTAAAACAATTATGTTAAACcctcataaaattatttcattctatATATAGCTTCCAAGTCTACTTAATTACCCAAATCTAAAATGCCATCAAACAGAGAAAAGCCCTGACAATTAAATTATGACATTCGATCAACTGTAACATGAATCTTAATTTAAGATATGGTCAGATACGAAGAAACAAATccatgaaatacaaaaataaaaataaaatataatttatcactGATACTCTTGCCACACTCATTGCATTCATAAAATCTCTGCATGCAGCAAATTCTGTTACTATTTTTAAGAACTTATGATGCTTAATGATATCCAGTCCTTCGCAGAAAGCATTTTCGGTGACTATAATCACAGTATTTCTGTAATGTATGAGTTTGCTGGTGTAGAATAGAGATATGATTCCTTAAGGATTGCATACCTTCAATGAATCTAGAAATTATTGCCTTGTCTGAGAATACGGTCTCTCTGCTATTTGAGTTGGTGGGCAATGAAGGAGCTCTGAACTGTAAATAAAGCATTTTAGACAATCACTCTAATTCATGGTATTTCTTTCTCGCTGTGCAACAAGTTTTGTGGCCAAAGGCAGACTTTAACTGTATCCATTTGATTCTCTCCTGAATTAAGAACATATATTAATATGTCACTTTCAAAGGCTGTCCACATTCCCTGTTTCTAAGGGGTCTATTATGAGTTTACAGATGATTAGTGAGCTCTGACCTCTACATAAAGGCTTTGTGACGTTTACTACATTAATAGGGTGTCCCTCCTAAATGAATTTGCTGATGTAAGGGAGATATGCATTAATTGGCAAGACTTTACCACATTCACTGCATCTATCTCTCTCATACAAGATGTTCAAAGAGTTTTGACTTTCTAGATGCTCTCATTATCACAACattcctgaaatttttttttgtacaaTGAGATATGATTTTTCTGGGCTTTCTTGCCTTTGCTGCAACAATGGGGTCCCTCTGCTGAATGAATGCCCCAACATATAACAAATATGAtttgaaaaagaatgattttCCACTTGCACTGCATCCACAGTGCCTCCTAAATGCACTGCCTCTGACTTTCAAATGAAGTCTTTTGACAATCACTGCATTTATAATGTTTCTCTTGCGGGGAGATCCCTATGGTATAATGAGGGGATGTCTTCACGTGGAAGGCTTACAACTTTCATTGCATCTGGAAGGTTTCTTTCCTGTGGGAGTTCCAGAAGGGTGCACTATAATCATAGCATTTCTATTCTGTATGAGTTCTCTGAGTAGATATGACTAGTAAAAAAAGCTTTCTCAATTCCCACAGTCATTGCATAGCAGAGCTTCTTCTATGCTGAGTTTGCTGATGATTTATAAGAGCTGACTTCCGAAAGAAGGCTTTTTGACATTCATTGCATCCATAGGGCCTCTCTTCTGTGTCAGTTCCCCGGCGACCAATGAGAGTTGACAAAGTAGCAAATGCTTTCTTACAATCGTAGCATTCATacggtttctctcctgtatgaacTTTTTGATGTACACTGAGATGGGATTTGGCTGTGAAAGCTTTATCACATACACTACATTTGAAAGGCTTCTCACCCATATGTGTTCTCTGATGTATAATGAGAGTTGACTTACAGGACAAAAccttcccacattcactgcactcatgAGATTTCACTCTTGTGTGACAACTTTGCAGATGGTTAGTGAGACCTGACTTCCAGATGAAAGCTTGTTGGCATTCATTGCATCCATAAGGTCTCTCTCCCACATGAGTTCGCTGATGAATCATGAGATGTGCCTTGGTGGAGAAGGCTTTCTCACAATCCCagcattcatagggtttctctcctgagTGAATTCTCTGATGCACAATGAGATGTGCCTTTGATGTGAAGGCTTTATCACATACACTGCATTTGAAGGGTTTCTCACCTGTATGGGTTCTCTGATCGATGGTGAGAGTTGACTTATAGGACAAAAccttcccacattcactgcattcatGAGATTTCCCTACTGCATGATGagttttcttatgattagtgaGATCTGACTTCTGGATAAAAGCTTGTGGACATTCACTGCATCCATATGGTCTCTCTCCTGTGTGAATTCGCTGATGAATCATGAGCTGAGCCTTTTTCGAGAAGGCTCTCTCACAATGTGAGCATTCATAAGGCTTCTCTCCcatgtgaattctctgatgtacCATGAGATGTGTCCTAACCATGAAGGCTTTGTCACATACACTGCATCTGAAAGGTCTCACTCTTGAATGAGTTCTCTGATGTAAAACGAGTTTTTACTTCCAGGGGAAAGCTTTTGCACATTTACTGCATCCATAGCATTCTCCTTCCCTATGATGAGTTTTCTGATGATAGATGAGTGCTGACTTTGTCAGGAAGGCTTTTTGACACTGATTCCATCCATGTGGTCCCTCTCCTGTGTGAACTCGCTGATGAACCATGAGCTGAGCCTTTTTTGAGAAGGCTCTCTCACAATCTGAGCATCCatatggtttctctcctgtgtgagttctctgatgtacAGTGAGATGCGTCCTAACCATGAAAGCTGTCTCACATACACTGCATCTGAAAGGTCTCTCTCCTGAATGAGTTCTCTGATGTAAAATGAGTTTTGATTTCCAAGGAAAACCTTTCCCACATTTACTGCATCCACAGGATGTCCCTTCTTTATGATGAGTTTTCTGATGACAGATGAGTGCTGACTTTGTAATGAAGACCTTTTGACACTGATTGCATTCAAATGGTCTCTCTCCTGTGCAAGTTTGTGGATGAGTAATTAGCTTTAACTTACTGGGAAAGGCTCTCCTACAATCACAGCATTCATGGGATTTCTTTCCTGCGTGAGTTCTCTGAGGCATGGTCATGAGTGGTTTATAAGCCTTCACTGTACATTCCTTGCATCCATATGGTTTCCTGCCTAAAGGAGTTGAGTCATAGTTAGTGAGCTCTGATTCTGGATGAAAGCCAGTGTACCCACAACAGAATGAGCAAGATAACAAGGAGAGGCCCAAAAAAagttcttgttttttcatttactatAAAAAACATTAGTGAGACAACCAGTAACGTTTGAGTAAGCTCTGTAGATTAGATAATAATTCTGTATGAACAGCAATAttctgattttgataactgtattctggctattttaaaaaatgacatttctagGAAATACACATATTTGTAGTTAGGGATAAAGAGTTCAGAAAAACAATAtaacctctgtgtgtgtgtgtgtgtgtgtgtgtgtgtgcaatgaCAGACAGACAATGACAAAGcaaatttggtaaaatattaCCACTTAGGGAAATTTGTAAAAAGAATGTGCAACAAATTTGTGTATAATTTTGAGATTGCTCATTAAGTCTAaactatttagaaataaacactttcaaaggaagaaaaacaaaaaataaaagaagacatttaTGTAAAGGTATGCAGGAGCATTACGCATGGTGGCCTGACtgcagaatggataaattgtagtatattcacataGTGGCATCCCAAGCAATACTCCAGAACTCTTGGTCTAGTTGCTGGTTACACAGAATGTTGATTGTAAAAATTAACTGAGCTCTACACTtatatttgtatacttttctctgtgtgttgtacttcaaaaaaatttacataaagaagtaaagaaaattttaggCAGGAGTCAGGAAATGCTCACATGCAGGAGGATCCTGGAAGGAATCTGGATATTATGCTAATAGTAACTGGATGGAATTCAGGATGTAACAGTGGATGACAGATGACATGTCctgatttttactttaaaaatgtcatcctgtaaagaagatgtggtacatatatacaacggaatactactcagctgcaaaacagaacaaaatcattccatttgcaataacatggatggaccttgagagaattatgttaagtgaaataagccagcaagagaaagataatctgtgtatgactccactcatatgaggaatttaaaattatggaataagaacagtttagtggataccaggggaaaggtggggtggatactctgggcacaaagggtgaagtggtgcacctacaacatactaacaaacattaatgtacaattgaaatttcacaagattgtaacctatcaataactcaataaaaaaaaagtcatcctgTGTGTATGCGCATCAGTTATCACACGGACAAAGATTTAAATATTGTGACATAAATACTATCTTTAGGCTTACGGACTGTGGTTGTGAAAACTGGTAAAGATCTGTATGTCATACAGCAGTTTTCAGATTATACTTTAGAtctttccctccatcctccaACTCAGAAGACTGTTCTTTCTATATGATGCTTTCATTATCTTCCACACCTGTTTTCTTCTACCCAGGTAACGACTGAAACCTGAGGTCTTTAAAAATCCATAtgttttgaagtttatttttatgttcatgAATTTTGAGGTAAGGGGTTGGAAACAGTGACTTCCATTATgtgctttttataaataaataaaaacagtaaaataagacaaaaaattcCAGCTGTTATGTGGAGAATAGAGAGAAACAAGAGGAAGAAGTGAGAGTACtttcatgaaaattataaaaattttggcAAGAGATAATGGACATTGAGGCTTGGGTGAAAACAATAGTTACAGAGAGGAGTGGAGGACCTCAGGATATCATAAGGAGAAAGTAAAGACTAGACTTGCTCACGGGTTGGATTTGTGGTGTGAACGAAAAGAGGAACCAAGAGTGATATGAGGTTTGAGGGAGCTATTAGATCTCCAAGTGTAGAAATGAAATATGTGGGGATAAGGGAAGCTCTGGCCTGTAGACAGAAGTTTGGGAGTTGCCAGTATATTAATTGTATTGTTAAGGCCATGAAATTGAATGAAATCACACAAGAAACAAATGACAGAAATAGGCAAGGATGATGCTTTATGGTCTCCAACTCTAAAGACTTTAGAAGATGCCCAGAGAATGGAGAAAATCCATCTAGGAGGCACAAACAATGACTTCCAAGGAAAATGCCAACTTAAGTCTTAAATATCATGGGGAAGTGGGTTAGAATGAAGGATCCTCAGCTTCTCACCTAAAGATAAGCATAGTTATCATCTCTTACTGATTCTTTATTCACTAACTAATTCTTGATGTAACAATGACCTTCTTAAAGCTCTAATATCATATTTAGAGAACATCACTGTGGTCAACATTCCCACCTTCTGGCTTGTTTTGGTACATTCTCACATGGTCCACAGAAGTCCACCTGAAATATAGAAACTGGACAGTGGGTCAAATATCCTTACCCCAGGATAAAAGGTGCTGCTGTATTAACTGGAAGAATTGCTGCATTATTTGATCAGGTAAAAGGGTTGAAAACAAGAGATGTGGGGAAAACAAGAAGTGATACAGCCAAAGAGGAagtagaagaaaaggaggaagtccGGATGCTGCTGCGAAGAAAACAACATTCTACCGAACACTGAAtcaatccaaaagaaagaaaaagaggtgtATCCTCATTGAAACACCAAGCAAAAGAGATCCTCACCAATATTTAGGTATTTGTAATGATTTTCAAAGTTTTAGCCTTGTTAAACAAATTTGGAAGTGGTCACCCCTACATGGTCAACTATTTTACTTTCAAGGTCTCCCATCTCAATGGCTCACAGTTACTCACTCACCTGAACATTGACATTGCATTTCATCTTCTATTAACCATATCTCTTCTCCATGCTCAAAATTAAGGGTATCTGGTTTGGTAGCTTGATAGCCTGTTTACAGGAAATGACAAAGACTTGGACACTTATAATTAGACTTGGTGAAGGATGTCAGGAAGGGCACAAAATGTTTCAGGAACTGACAAGCTTTCACCTTGGCAGATTCACCTTGTGCTCTCACTATCGAAGGTGAAAGCACATTAAGTTCTATCTGGGAACAGAAGAGGGACTAAGAATCTATTGCCTATCAACTCAAGTCCAGTATCTTGAAGCTCTTTGAAAGCCAggacaaatgaaaaaggaaacactaTTGGCTGTGCACACTCTGAATGACACACGGCAATCATTTTTAACTAGCTGTAATTCTCCAACATCACATCCTGGTACAGGTTCTTCTGAGCTGAACCTAGTAGCTGCCACTCCTCCCAGGTGAAGTCCATAGATACATCCTCAGATGAGATTAATCCCTACAATaacacattttcttcaatttgtgGTGATCATTACTAATGTGAAAAAGACTTAAAAGTTTATGCTCTGGTTGTTTTCACCATAAGCTACAAACGTTATATCTCTGTGTAATAGTTTTCATTATTCATTATGGAAAGAGGTAAAATCTATCTTACAAGTGAACACTTAATTCTCAATGAATCCAATAAATTAGAAGTTTTTGAAAGGCATATTCATTAAATCCTACAGGTAAAATATccctaaaatattaatttctcaaaaacattttaaacatctaTTTAAAAGGTAGAGAACTAAGTGCTAATGTATAAACACAGCGAACATCTTCACAGAGCTTTTATCTTGAGCATGTTTCAACAGAAAGAACAAACTATAGAATCAGACATGAAATGACTACACATGCAGGAATTATCAGCACAGAATATTAATAAGAACGTTTAAcatattgaaaaataagataTCTAAAACATAGGGAAGGaataagatattattaaaatgaccATTTAGATGTATATGAACCAGCAGAAAGTTTAGAAACAAAgtacagtcaattctcattattcacagatttcTTGTTTGTGAATTCACCTACCTGCTAAAATTtctttgtaaccccaaaatcaataatCATAGCACTTTCATGATCATTTTCAGTCATGCACAGAATAATTTAAGGAGCAAATAGTTTGAGTTGTCCAATGTGTATGTTCCCAGCTGAGTTTGAACAAAATGACATTCTGCATTCTCGTTTGAGTTCTCCTAGACTGTGTTCTTTTTGTGGTTTACTTAGTGCCAcgtattttttcacatttttatgctttttgttggtgattttgctacTTAAAATGGTCTCGAAGCACAGTGCTCAAGTGTTGTCTAGTGTTCTTAAGCGCAAGAAGGCAGTGATGTTGCTTATATGGTATCTGACAAATAttaatgcacaactgaaacttcacaatgttataaactattatgaccacaattttaaaaaaaggagtagTGAGATCAGGAATGATCCAAGAGAATGCCCATACTAGGAAGACCTAATCTGGTGAGCAAATAAAATGCTCCAGATGAGGTGGGCAGGTATGGGCTATGACTGAATTGCAATCtaaagtggttaagagcacagactttagGGTCAAACCTTTGTGGATTTGAATCTGAAGTCTGCCaccttactgtgtgaccttgggtacatCACATAACTTCTgtaagcctcactttcctcattttaaaataaagataataatcctactctaattaaaaaaaaaaaggcagtgatGTGCCTTACAGAAAAAACATATGTATTAGACaagctttgttcaggcatgagttacagtgctgttggtcatgagttcaatgttaataaaTCAAtggtatatattaaataaggtgtctttaaacagaaacacacataaaactatGTTATGCATTGATTGATGAAAATATTGTAACCAGGAGATCCCAGGAACCTAGCCCGTACTTCtcctaggagcaatggttcaatACTTTCTAATTCAGTGTTCATAGTGACTTCATGGAATGTAAGTACTGTGAATAACAAGAATGGGTTGTATACAGTAACTAAAATTAGAGACCCAACTGACAAATTAATAGCTGTATAGATACAGCTGAAGAATTCACATACTGGAATAGAGATCTTCAAAAATCCCAAAGAATGCAAAGAGATAGACTATATGAAGCAGCGGGTAAGAAATACAGAAGtgagttctaaaatttatatggatgggggccaccccatggccgagtggttaagttcatgcactccgctttggtagcccagggttttgcccggttcggatgctgggcatggacatggcagcactcatcaagccatgctgaggcggcatcccacatagcagaaccagagggacctacaactagaatatacaactatgtactgggggactgtggagagaagaagaagaaaaaaagaagattagcaacagatgttagctcaggtgccaatcttcaaaaatattttttttaatttatatagatGTACAAAAGACTTGGAAAAGCCAAGGCaaccttgaagaagaaaaaaaactggaagaCATAACCCTACCGGAGTTTACAGACTTACTACGTAAAAACCCACTTTAAGTAAGACAGTGTCATATTATTAGTACAAGGATGGTAAATACAACAATGGAACAAAATACACAGATCCCAGAAAAGGACTCAGTATACATAACCACCTATTTTACAAGATGCCAATataattcagtggggaaaaaggATGGCGTTTTCAACAAACTGTACTAGTTCAATTGGATAACCGGGGGGGAAAGAGGGAGCTTTCACCAGCTGCCTCACATTCagaaaagtaaattcaaaatgaatcataggcctaaatataaacagtaaaatattaaacTTTCTAGGGAGAAAACTTACAAGACTACATTGATTATCAAGGGATATGCAAAGACTTCATAAACAAGATGCAAAAAGCACTAACTAGAAAGGAAAATAGCGACAAACTGGGTTAGTATTGGGCATGACAGATCTTTACAAATTCTCACAACCATGTCCactttaaaaacatcattctGTGTGTGCTTGTCAGCTATCATACTGATAAGTCTTATGTAATATAAACACAGTCTACCAGTGGTTATAGGTAAAGCTACCACTTTAATTGCTTGAATTAGAACTAGATAAAGGTGTAAAATCAGTGATCAATTCTCACTTTATGaagctggggggaaaaacagTAAATTGAAcctaaagtagaggaaaaagactaaaaatgCTATAAGTAAATCAATAgtgaactgaaaaacaaaagagaaaactgaaaagattACTAAAATTGGTAATCCATAGCAAgactgattaagaaaaaaagagagacgacAAATTAAAACGAAGTGATGAAAAATTAATCAACACTACAAATCCTAGTCATTAAAAAGGACAATATGatatctactctttttttttttttttttgaggaagattagctctgagctaacatctgccgccaatcctcctcttttttgcaaaggaagactggccctgagctagcatccatgcccatcttcctctgctttatatgtgggatgcctgccatagcacggcttgccaagtggagccatgtccgtacccaggatctgaaccagtgagccccaggcagctgaagcacaatgtgcgaacttaaccactacgccaccaggccggccccccgcacctttattttgatttatttattcttttaattttttttaattgaggtaacactggtttataacattatgtaaatttccagtgtacataattatattttgatttcggTATAGAATCACACctttaaagtgatgaaagaaaagcaCTGCCAACCCAGAACCCAGAATATCACCAGgggaaatattatttaaaaataagtgtgaaataaagacattcttaaataaataaaatctgagagAATTCACTGCCAAAAGACCTGCACAGAAGAAATGTTAAAGCATGTTTCAGCCTAAAGGAAAATGACACTAATGGAAAACTCAGgtcaacagaaagaaatgaacaacacTAGAGATGATAAATAATGGGATATTTATAAGActatgtttttattcttctcattttccttaagaGACAAATTGTTCAGAACAGAGCTTGGTAAGCCCAGCCTACTgactatttttgtaaattaagtttTATTGGGACATAGCCACAGCcatttgtttacatgtctgtGGATGCTTTCACTATAGAACTGAGCACTAAACAGTTGTGATGGAGACTGCAATTGGCTTGCCAAGCTGaatatatttactatctggccctttattgctttagaacaaaataaataacactgTAAAGTGAGCttataacaataaaaactaaaatgtaggACAACAATAGCTCAAAGTACAGGGAGTGAACCTAAATGGAATTATACTGCCATAAGGTTATTAAATTTTTTGAAGTGCGAAATGGAATGTGTCAATTAGAAGTgtgaagggggaggggctggccccgtggccgagtggttaagtccgtgcgctccgctgcaggcggcccagtgtttcgttggttcgaatcctgggcacggacatggcactgctcatcaaaccacgctgaggcagcatcccacatgctacaactagaaggacccacaacgaagaatatacaactatgtactagggggctttggggagaaaaaggaaaaaataaaaaaaaatcttaaaaaaaaaaaaagaagtgtgaaGGGGGAAAGGTAAGGTGTCACGTGTGAAATGAGTAGTG encodes:
- the LOC103554211 gene encoding LOW QUALITY PROTEIN: zinc finger protein 84-like (The sequence of the model RefSeq protein was modified relative to this genomic sequence to represent the inferred CDS: substituted 1 base at 1 genomic stop codon), with the translated sequence MYQNKPEGRKPYGCKECTVKAYKPLMTMPQRTHAGKKSHECCDCRRAFPSKLKLITHPQTCTGERPFECNQCQKVFITKSALICHQKTHHKEGTSCGCSKCGKGFPWKSKLILHQRTHSGERPFRCSVCETAFMVRTHLTVHQRTHTGEKPYGCSDCERAFSKKAQLMVHQRVHTGEGPHGWNQCQKAFLTKSALIYHQKTHHREGECYGCSKCAKAFPWKXKLVLHQRTHSRVRPFRCSVCDKAFMVRTHLMVHQRIHMGEKPYECSHCERAFSKKAQLMIHQRIHTGERPYGCSECPQAFIQKSDLTNHKKTHHAVGKSHECSECGKVLSYKSTLTIDQRTHTGEKPFKCSVCDKAFTSKAHLIVHQRIHSGEKPYECWDCEKAFSTKAHLMIHQRTHVGERPYGCNECQQAFIWKSGLTNHLQSCHTRVKSHECSECGKVLSCKSTLIIHQRTHMGEKPFKCSVCDKAFTAKSHLSVHQKVHTGEKPYECYDCKKAFATLSTLIGRRGTDTEERPYGCNECQKAFFRKSALINHQQTQHRRSSAMQ